A DNA window from Mastomys coucha isolate ucsf_1 unplaced genomic scaffold, UCSF_Mcou_1 pScaffold21, whole genome shotgun sequence contains the following coding sequences:
- the Ckm gene encoding creatine kinase M-type: MPFGNTHNKFKLNYKPQEEYPDLSKHNNHMAKVLTPDLYNKLRDKETPSGFTLDDVIQTGVDNPGHPFIMTVGCVAGDEESYTVFKDLFDPIIQDRHGGYKPTDKHKTDLNHENLKGGDDLDPNYVLSSRVRTGRSIKGYTLPPHCSRGERRAVEKLSVEALNSLTGEFKGKYYPLKSMTEQEQQQLIDDHFLFDKPVSPLLLASGMARDWPDARGIWHNDNKSFLVWVNEEDHLRVISMEKGGNMKEVFRRFCVGLQKIEEIFKKAGHPFMWNEHLGYVLTCPSNLGTGLRGGVHVKLANLSKHPKFEEILTRLRLQKRGTGGVDTAAVGAVFDISNADRLGSSEVEQVQLVVDGVKLMVEMEKKLEKGQSIDDMIPAQK; this comes from the exons ATGCCGTTCGGCAACACACACAACAAGTTCAAGCTGAACTACAAGCCTCAGGAGGAGTACCCGGACCTCAGCAAGCACAACAATCACATGGCCAAGGTGCTGACCCCTGACCTCTACAATAAGCTTCGAGATAAGGAGACCCCATCCGGCTTCACTCTGGACGATGTCATCCAAACTGGGGTGGACAACCCAG GTCACCCATTCATCATGACGGTGGGCTGTGTGGCCGGCGATGAGGAGTCCTACACGGTCTTCAAGGACCTGTTCGACCCCATCATCCAGGACCGCCATGGCGGCTACAAACCCACAGACAAGCATAAGACCGACCTCAACCACGAGAACCTCAAG GGTGGAGACGACCTGGACCCCAACTACGTGCTGAGCAGCCGCGTGCGCACTGGACGCAGCATCAAGGGCTACACTCTGCCCCCACACTGCTCCCGCGGAGAGCGCCGCGCGGTGGAGAAGCTGTCTGTGGAAG CTCTCAACAGCCTGACAGGCGAGTTCAAGGGCAAATACTACCCTCTGAAGAGCATGACggagcaggaacagcagcagctgaTTGATGACCACTTCCTGTTTGACAAGCCCGTGTCACCTCTGCTGCTGGCCTCAGGCATGGCCCGAGACTGGCCCGACGCCCGCGGCATCTG GCACAACGACAACAAAAGCTTCCTGGTGTGGGTGAACGAAGAGGACCACCTCCGCGTGATCTCcatggagaagggagggaataTGAAGGAGGTTTTCCGCCGCTTCTGTGTGGGCCTGCAGAAG ATTGAGGAGATCTTCAAGAAGGCTGGCCACCCCTTCATGTGGAACGAACACTTGGGTTACGTGCTCACCTGCCCCTCCAACCTGGGCACCGGGCTACGCGGAGGTGTGCACGTGAAACTGGCGAACCTGAGCAAGCACCCCAAGTTTGAGGAGATTCTCACCCGCCTTCGTCTGCAGAAGCGCGGCACAG GTGGCGTGGACACGGCTGCGGTGGGCGCCGTGTTCGACATCTCCAACGCCGATCGGCTGGGCTCATCCGAGGTCGAACAGGTGCAGCTGGTGGTGGATGGCGTGAAGCTTATggtggagatggagaagaagcTGGAAAAGGGCCAGTCCATTGACGACATGATCCCCGCGCAGAAGTAG